Proteins from a single region of Bradyrhizobium diazoefficiens:
- a CDS encoding substrate-binding domain-containing protein, translated as MKKSLVLASVALGAICASEAASAQTIIRGGGATFPSIAYRNLFDCSTYQPFGPSASTPAGVTTPLSASCTGIGPNFPHDAYLFLYAPVGSGAGKAGFVAHTASPGGTNNWTAKVSGNIPYADNTFAPTWPYASVQFAGSDDLLLPSDVATYNTNSGPANWGNILFMPAVVGPVAISINPTKDGSGAAWAVAANTIKLSRKSLCGIFSGHITKWDNASITADNGTTVGTGQITVVHRSDGSGTNFLTTNALTEQCRTVYGTNNESDTALTLYSFPWTDNGVAVAQCPALPAVGANKNNWPDANATDQCTHSISNPGGGKFIGAQGNSGVASSVTTTNGAIGYNTADVVQPIVAAGPQTAMLQSQYDIDNSTGAYHLPTAAGAQAAMAAVTPVFDDTTRANPLNWAAQGTVPNPALPGAYPIAGFSWFLFYQCYAASDVAAVIPQYINWHYSNALAASVLGDNGMAVPPTAWVNEIQKLITTTSPIGHNGDGGVCNAKSGA; from the coding sequence ATGAAAAAGAGTCTTGTTCTGGCGTCGGTTGCCTTGGGAGCGATCTGCGCTTCCGAAGCTGCCAGCGCGCAAACGATCATTCGGGGTGGCGGCGCTACGTTCCCCTCAATCGCTTATCGCAATCTGTTTGATTGCTCGACCTACCAGCCCTTCGGCCCGAGCGCCAGCACCCCCGCTGGAGTGACAACTCCGCTCTCGGCTTCGTGCACCGGCATTGGCCCGAATTTCCCACACGATGCGTATCTCTTCTTGTACGCGCCGGTCGGTTCGGGAGCCGGCAAGGCCGGTTTCGTGGCTCACACTGCCAGCCCCGGCGGCACCAACAACTGGACTGCCAAAGTGTCGGGCAACATCCCGTATGCTGACAATACTTTTGCTCCCACCTGGCCGTATGCCAGCGTCCAGTTCGCCGGCTCGGACGACCTTCTGCTCCCGAGCGACGTCGCGACCTACAACACGAACAGCGGGCCTGCCAATTGGGGCAACATCCTGTTCATGCCGGCAGTCGTCGGCCCGGTGGCAATCTCGATCAACCCGACTAAGGACGGCAGCGGCGCCGCGTGGGCGGTGGCCGCCAATACGATCAAGCTGTCGCGCAAGTCGCTGTGCGGCATCTTCTCCGGGCACATCACGAAGTGGGACAACGCTTCGATCACCGCGGACAATGGTACAACGGTCGGCACCGGTCAGATCACGGTCGTTCACCGCTCGGACGGCAGCGGCACCAATTTCCTGACCACGAACGCGCTGACCGAACAGTGCCGGACCGTGTACGGAACGAACAACGAATCTGACACGGCACTGACGCTGTACTCGTTCCCTTGGACCGACAACGGTGTTGCAGTCGCCCAGTGTCCGGCGCTTCCGGCGGTTGGTGCGAACAAGAACAACTGGCCCGACGCTAACGCCACTGACCAGTGCACCCACTCGATTTCGAACCCGGGCGGTGGCAAGTTCATTGGAGCGCAAGGCAACAGCGGCGTTGCCAGCTCTGTGACGACCACCAACGGAGCGATCGGGTACAATACGGCCGACGTGGTGCAGCCGATCGTTGCCGCTGGCCCGCAAACGGCCATGCTCCAGTCGCAATACGACATCGACAACTCGACCGGCGCTTATCACCTTCCCACGGCGGCTGGTGCCCAGGCTGCCATGGCGGCGGTTACTCCCGTGTTTGACGATACCACTCGTGCCAATCCGCTGAACTGGGCGGCTCAAGGGACGGTTCCGAACCCGGCGTTGCCGGGCGCCTATCCGATCGCGGGATTCTCGTGGTTCCTGTTCTACCAGTGCTACGCCGCATCGGATGTGGCTGCGGTCATTCCGCAGTATATCAACTGGCACTACTCGAATGCCTTGGCGGCGAGTGTCCTCGGCGACAACGGCATGGCGGTTCCCCCGACTGCCTGGGTCAACGAGATCCAGAAGCTGATCACCACGACGTCGCCGATCGGCCACAACGGCGATGGTGGCGTCTGCAACGCCAAGTCGGGCGCCTGA